The following proteins are encoded in a genomic region of Polyangiaceae bacterium:
- a CDS encoding sulfatase-like hydrolase/transferase codes for MSATNYPLDTGATSAKATAPASSRAKVQRLRHFSRLRKSFSWAVLLAPPVLVLAVDVAIRGSRLIDLRGKYIGSYLGALVESTLLWGLLLFASAARRGLLRWIAAVLFVALATITVGCQIYFQRVYSTYVNLDALLFATTFSESLFGHLRADGLNLLTAVGPPLVCAIALVWIARLVVRPKRTAKSRFAQFLAPFAILAGLTIPCSYRTVQASTPDVIYLHAMGGVVKQITGITPPAHVRPGLRTPPALAAVVPQSSGAKVDRPNVLFIITESVRADAHCSAPVADCAISPATNAAVPHRMPLLQMRSNASTTAISLAVLWSGLPPTASRHDLHASPLLFDYAHAAGYDTAYWTSHHMMFANSRLYVQDLPTSHQTGATDLDPLADMDLGARDDLLTERIRQDFASMREPFFAVAHYGNTHIPYLVDKADAPFQPAADSKAPEDNEAYRNYFLNAVHLQDKTIGDMIRFVRSQSFGARTIIIFTSDHGEAFREHGQLGHTSSILEEEIHVPGWIDAPEGTLTDSERKALESHRSSLVFHVDIAPTILDMLGLEDEPSFADHYAPMVGRSLLRPIERTEPIALTNCAGVWGCAFRNWGMMSGSRKLEAREWDTAWHCYDVLDDPREQNDLGPRACGDLASRAEALHGGLPGFAR; via the coding sequence GTGTCTGCGACAAACTACCCTCTCGATACCGGCGCAACGAGCGCCAAGGCGACTGCCCCCGCGAGCTCCCGAGCGAAGGTGCAGCGCCTTCGTCATTTTTCGCGTCTGCGGAAAAGTTTTTCCTGGGCCGTGCTGCTCGCACCACCGGTGCTCGTTCTGGCCGTGGACGTGGCCATTCGCGGCAGCAGGCTGATCGACCTGCGCGGCAAGTACATCGGCAGCTACCTCGGAGCGCTCGTCGAAAGCACCTTGCTTTGGGGGCTGCTTTTGTTCGCGTCGGCCGCACGTCGTGGACTGCTTCGCTGGATCGCTGCCGTGCTCTTCGTGGCGCTCGCGACGATCACCGTCGGCTGCCAAATCTACTTTCAGCGCGTTTATTCGACCTACGTGAACCTCGACGCGCTGCTCTTCGCAACGACGTTCTCGGAAAGCCTCTTCGGTCACTTGCGCGCCGACGGCTTGAACCTACTCACCGCCGTCGGCCCGCCCCTCGTCTGCGCCATCGCGCTCGTCTGGATCGCGCGTCTCGTCGTGCGTCCCAAGCGGACGGCCAAGAGCCGTTTCGCGCAATTCCTCGCGCCCTTCGCCATCCTCGCCGGGCTCACGATCCCTTGTTCGTACCGAACGGTGCAAGCATCGACACCCGACGTGATCTACCTGCACGCGATGGGTGGCGTCGTGAAACAAATCACGGGCATCACGCCTCCCGCGCACGTTCGTCCGGGCCTACGTACGCCGCCCGCGCTTGCGGCGGTCGTGCCCCAATCGAGTGGTGCGAAGGTTGATCGACCGAACGTGCTTTTCATCATCACGGAGAGCGTTCGCGCGGATGCGCATTGCAGCGCGCCCGTAGCGGATTGTGCGATTTCACCTGCGACGAACGCGGCGGTTCCCCATCGCATGCCGCTGCTTCAGATGCGCTCGAATGCCTCGACGACCGCGATCTCGCTCGCCGTGCTCTGGTCGGGTTTGCCTCCGACCGCGTCACGTCACGACCTGCACGCGTCGCCGCTGCTCTTCGACTACGCGCATGCCGCTGGTTACGACACGGCGTACTGGACGAGCCATCACATGATGTTCGCCAACTCGAGGCTCTACGTGCAGGACTTGCCGACGTCGCATCAGACGGGAGCGACGGATCTCGATCCGCTCGCAGACATGGACCTCGGCGCGCGTGACGATCTGCTCACGGAGCGGATCCGGCAGGACTTTGCGTCGATGCGCGAGCCGTTTTTCGCCGTCGCGCATTACGGCAACACGCACATTCCGTACCTCGTCGACAAGGCCGACGCGCCCTTTCAACCCGCAGCGGACAGCAAAGCGCCCGAGGACAACGAGGCGTACCGCAACTACTTCCTGAATGCGGTCCACCTACAGGACAAGACGATCGGCGACATGATCCGGTTCGTCCGATCTCAATCCTTTGGAGCACGAACGATCATCATTTTCACGTCCGACCACGGCGAGGCGTTTCGTGAACACGGCCAACTCGGACACACGAGCTCGATCCTCGAAGAAGAAATCCACGTCCCTGGATGGATCGATGCGCCCGAAGGAACGCTGACGGACAGCGAACGAAAAGCACTCGAGTCGCATCGTTCGTCGCTCGTGTTCCACGTCGATATCGCCCCGACGATCCTCGACATGCTGGGCCTCGAGGACGAACCGAGCTTTGCCGACCATTACGCGCCGATGGTGGGACGAAGTTTGCTGCGACCGATCGAGCGAACGGAGCCGATTGCGCTGACGAACTGCGCTGGGGTGTGGGGCTGCGCGTTTCGCAATTGGGGCATGATGAGTGGCAGTCGAAAATTGGAGGCGCGCGAGTGGGACACGGCGTGGCACTGCTATGACGTGCTCGATGATCCGCGTGAACAAAACGATCTCGGCCCGAGGGCGTGTGGCGATCTCGCCTCGCGCGCCGAAGCGCTGCATGGTGGACTTCCAGGTTTCGCTCGATGA
- a CDS encoding DUF2786 domain-containing protein, whose translation MRELRSVYQDINATYFHRGLKGATIELGDAERYLGRWHRETRSIEVSRRLVLERSWGIVVEVLKHEMAHQYVHEVLGVIDQSAHGPAFRGVCQKLGIDAAAAGLPDVPSVESDDESARVLERISKLLALAESSNMNEAQAAMNAAQRLMLKYNIDHVAHGQRQGYGFRHLGTPTGRVSEAERRLASILSKHFFVEVIWVPAFRPLEGKRGHVLEICGSHANLEMASYVHAFLMRTARDLWTAHKRATGQRSDRDRRTFMAGVMAGFDDKLSTQRETNRSEGLVWVRDADLGRFYRVRHPRIRNVRYTGSTRSEAHAEGRAAGRRIVLHKPVTQGPSMGSRLLPPKS comes from the coding sequence TTGCGCGAGCTGCGTTCGGTTTACCAAGACATCAACGCGACGTATTTTCACCGAGGCTTGAAGGGAGCGACGATCGAGCTCGGGGATGCGGAGCGGTACTTGGGAAGGTGGCATCGCGAGACGCGATCGATCGAAGTGAGCCGACGCTTGGTGCTCGAACGATCGTGGGGGATCGTGGTGGAAGTGCTGAAGCACGAGATGGCGCATCAGTACGTGCACGAAGTGCTGGGCGTGATCGATCAAAGCGCACACGGCCCGGCATTTCGCGGCGTGTGTCAGAAGCTCGGGATCGATGCTGCGGCTGCGGGGTTGCCGGATGTTCCATCCGTCGAAAGCGACGATGAAAGTGCGCGTGTGCTCGAACGCATCTCCAAGCTCCTAGCGCTCGCAGAAAGTTCGAACATGAACGAAGCGCAAGCGGCGATGAATGCCGCGCAGCGTTTGATGCTGAAGTACAACATCGATCACGTCGCACACGGCCAGCGACAAGGTTACGGCTTTCGGCACCTCGGTACGCCGACGGGTCGGGTGAGCGAAGCGGAACGACGGCTTGCGTCAATTCTCTCGAAGCATTTTTTCGTCGAGGTGATTTGGGTACCGGCGTTCAGGCCGCTCGAGGGGAAACGAGGTCATGTGCTCGAGATTTGCGGCTCTCACGCGAACCTCGAGATGGCGTCGTACGTGCATGCATTTTTGATGCGGACGGCGCGAGATCTTTGGACTGCGCACAAGCGCGCGACGGGGCAGCGTAGTGATCGTGATCGGCGCACGTTCATGGCGGGCGTGATGGCGGGGTTCGACGACAAGCTGTCGACGCAACGCGAGACGAACCGGAGCGAAGGGCTCGTGTGGGTACGCGATGCGGATCTAGGGAGGTTCTATCGGGTGCGGCATCCACGCATTCGGAACGTCAGGTACACAGGGAGCACTCGTTCGGAGGCTCATGCGGAAGGTCGCGCGGCGGGGCGTCGCATCGTGCTCCACAAGCCGGTGACACAAGGCCCGAGCATGGGTTCGAGGTTGCTGCCGCCGAAGTCGTGA